The Grus americana isolate bGruAme1 chromosome 8, bGruAme1.mat, whole genome shotgun sequence genome includes a region encoding these proteins:
- the CFAP144 gene encoding cilia- and flagella-associated protein 144: MAARSGEKEPLNPVRQNQLLCERVRKELQYQRLHTQYGVNPLHRVHTITKKPMSWHDNIEEPADAKFLNLIHHAALEPTKKYSEPQTESQEIGWNTTPLIHVDRTDCRLYFPRRRTEITK; this comes from the exons ATGGCCGCCCGCAGCGGGGAGAAGGAGCCACTGAACCCGGTGCGGCAGAACCAGCTCCTGTGCGAGCGGGTGCGGAAGGAGCTGCAGTACCAGAGGCTGCACACGCAGTACGGCGTGAACCCCCTCCACCGCG ttcacACCATCACCAAGAAGCCTATGTCTTGGCATGATAATATAGAAGAACCAGCAGATG CCAAGTTTCTGAATCTTATTCACCATGCAGCACTGGAGCCAACCAAGAAATATTCAGAGCCACAAACTGAAAGCCAAGAAATTGGCTGGAACACAACACCTTTG attCACGTGGACCGCACTGATTGCAGACTCTACTTCCCGCGCCGGAGGACTGAGATCACTAAATAA
- the PIF1 gene encoding ATP-dependent DNA helicase PIF1 yields the protein MEDAELRCTVAVEQPLPGGQGPRRRVMRGALVLLGRNELRQPVLRVVGSGGAAAMSFVLAGDVVRLFMRFAGDGRAAVRVGPGGAQVLLSDCPPDALRRFLRLLRLKIAAGPRGAQRGPRLLDRPPPAFAVISPLQERDLLRVPGRLRGGEARGERPAQVPHAERRPPARLSAEQEAVLSAVRSGKSIFFTGCAGTGKSFLLKKIVGSLPPKSTYATASTGVAACHIGGTTLHAFAGIGSGKAPLEQCIQLAERPGVRQHWLACQHLIIDEISMVDGKFFDKLEAVARAVRKRDEPFGGIQLVICGDFLQLPPVCNANEETKFCFQAKSWRKCIHINMELTEVRRQTDKTFVSLLSAVRLGRCTEEVTRLLMQTASNRSEHDGILATRLCTHKDDVEVTNERRLQQLSGKVHTFEALDSDPMLVKLIDAQCPVGGRVELKLGAQVMLAKNLDVSQGLVNGARGVVVGFESEQKGLPKVRFLCGVTQVIKMEKWIFKGPSGVHLSRQQLPLKLAWAISIHKSQGMSLDCVEISLSRVFESGQAYVALSRARSLAGLRVLDFDPKVVRADPSVLQFYRQLRRHQLLTQDSLHTHSGADEKENWKCS from the exons ATGGAGGATGCGGAGCTGCGTTGCACGGTGGCCGTGGAGCAGCCGCTGCCGGGGGGACAGGGCCCGCGGCGCCGCGTCATGCGGGGcgcgctggtgctgctgggccgTAACGAGCTGCGGCAGCCGGTGCTGCGGGTGGtcggcagcggcggggcggcggcgatGAGCTTCGTGCTGGCCGGTGATGTCGTGCGACTCTTCATGCGGTTCGCGGGCGACGGGCGGGCGGCGGTGCGAGTGGGGCCGGGCGGCGCCCAGGTCCTGCTCTCCGACTGCCCCCCGGACGCGCTGCGCCGCTTCCTCCGTCTCCTGCGGCTCAAGATCGCCGCCGGGCCGCGGGGCGCGCAGCGCGGTCCCCGCCTGCTGGACCGGCCGCCGCCGGCCTTCGCCGTCATCAGCCCGCTGCAGGAGCGAGACCTGCTGCGCGTCCCCGGCCGCCTCCGCGGCGGCGAGGCGCGGGGGGAGCGCCCGGCCCAG GTACCCCACGCGGAGAGGCGGCCCCCGGCGAGGCTCTCGGCGGAGCAGGAGGCGGTGCTGAGCGCCGTGCGGAGCGGGAAGAGCATCTTCTTCACCGGCTGTGCAG gGACCGGAAAGTCGTTCCTGCTGAAGAAGATCGTGGGCTCCCTCCCTCCAAAGAGCACCTACGCTACAGCCAGCACGGGAGTGGCCGCTTGCCACATCGGTGGCACCACCCTCCATGCCTTTGCAG GGATCGGCTCTGGGAAGGCACCACTGGAACAGTGTATTCAGCTGGCAGAGAGGCCTGGGGTGCGCCAGCACTGGCTGGCCTGCCAGCACTTAATTATCGATGAGATCTCCATGGTGGATGGCAAGTTCTTTGACAAGCTGGAGGCAGTGGCGAG ggCAGTCAGAAAACGGGATGAGCCTTTTGGAGGAATTCAGCTAGTCATCTGTGGGGACTTCTTGCAACTACCCCCAGTCTGCAACGCTAATGAAGAAACCAAGTTCTGCTTCCAG GCAAAAAGCTGGAGGAAATGCATCCACATAAACATGGAGCTTACTGAAGTGCGAAGACAGACTGACAAGACCTTTGTCTCACTCCTGAGTGCAGTCCGTTTAGGCAG GTGCACAGAGGAGGTTACCAGACTGCTGATGCAGACTGCTTCTAACAGGTCTGAGCATGATGGGATCCTGGCTACGCGGCTTTGCACCCATAAAGATGATGTAGAAGTAACTAATGAGAGACGCTTGCAACAGCTATCAG gAAAAGTGCACACCTTTGAGGCTTTGGACAGTGACCCAATGCTAGTGAAGTTAATTGATGCTCAGTGTCCTGTGGGTGGTAGAGTTGAGCTAAAGCTTGGAGCTCAG GTGATGCTAGCTAAGAATCTGGATGTGTCTCAAGGGCTGGTGAATGGGGCACGAGGAGTTGTTGTAGGATTTGAAAGTGAACAGAAGG GGCTGCCTAAGGTTAGGTTTCTCTGTGGGGTCACACAGGTCATCAAAATGGAGAAATGGATATTCAAAGGACCATCAGGAGTTCATCTGAGTCGTCAACAGTTGCCTTTAAAATTGGCATGGGCCATTTCCATTCACAAGAGTCAG GGCATGTCTTTAGATTGTGTGGAAATCTCCCTGTCTCGTGTCTTTGAAAGTGGGCAGGCTTATGTAGCCCTCTCCCGAGCCCGTAGCCTTGCAGGTCTCCGCGTTTTGGATTTTGATCCGAAAGTAGTGAGAGCTGATCCTTCTGTGCTGCAGTTCTACAGACAGCTGAGACGTCATCAGCTTCTAACCCAG gattCACTACACACCCATTCAGGTGCTGATGAGAAGGAGAACTGGAAATGCAGCTGA